One window of Chryseobacterium indologenes genomic DNA carries:
- a CDS encoding glycoside hydrolase family 3 protein, with amino-acid sequence MKRTVLNIAALFLGVIAFSQNIQMVTNSKGPVLGYSENSGVKILTVGGNKFKDLNKNGKLDQYEDWRLPVDERAKDLASKMTVEQIAGLMLYSGHQSVPAPADGFRAGKYNGMLYKESGAKASDLTDQQKKFLKDDNLRHVLVTTVESPEIAAQWSNNIQAYIEGLGLGIPANNSTDPRHSATVTAEFNEGAGGQISLWPDGLAMGATFDPELVRKFGNIAAQEYRALGISTALSPQIDLGTEPRWYRIAYVFSESPELTADLGRGYIDGFQTTIGNKNGWGNKSVNAMVKHWPGGGPEEGGRDGHWAMGKFAVYPGNNFQNHVKPFTEGAFKLNGGTKEASAVMPYYTISFNQDTKNGENVGNGYSKYLITDLLRGKYKYDGVVCTDWLITADEPKTPGGFAGKPWGAEKLSIAERHYKVLEAGIDQFGGNNDKGPVLEAYQMGVKEHGEKAYRAKFEQSAVRLLRNFFRTGLFENPYVNIEETKKIVGNPEFMKAGYEAQVKSIVMLKNKSNILPIKERKTVYIPKRYSPATFNWWGIYTAPSLDYPVDLEKIKKHYNVTEDPAKADFALVFVKSPHSEEGGYSDIDAAEGGNGYLPISLQYKTYTATEAREKSIAAGDPVVAPNVHDRTFKNKTSTVTNFTDLLTIENTYKAMNGKPVIVSVTASKPMIFNEFEKHADAILMNFNVSNQAVVDIVTGKYEPSGLLPLQMPANMATVEKQKEDVPYDMETHKDSEGHNYDFGYGMNWLGVIKDARTEKYKK; translated from the coding sequence ATGAAAAGAACGGTTTTAAATATTGCAGCATTATTTTTAGGAGTAATAGCATTTTCACAGAATATTCAGATGGTCACGAATTCCAAAGGTCCTGTTTTAGGGTATTCCGAAAACTCAGGGGTTAAAATTCTGACAGTTGGTGGAAATAAATTCAAAGATTTAAACAAAAACGGAAAGCTTGATCAATACGAAGACTGGAGACTTCCCGTTGACGAAAGAGCGAAGGATTTAGCTTCAAAAATGACGGTCGAACAGATTGCAGGGTTAATGCTGTACAGTGGCCATCAATCTGTTCCTGCACCTGCAGACGGTTTCCGGGCAGGTAAATACAATGGAATGCTGTATAAAGAAAGCGGGGCAAAAGCCTCGGATTTAACAGATCAGCAAAAGAAATTTTTAAAAGATGATAACCTTCGTCATGTTTTGGTAACAACTGTTGAATCTCCCGAAATTGCAGCCCAATGGAGCAACAACATCCAGGCTTATATTGAAGGTTTGGGATTGGGAATTCCAGCCAATAACAGTACAGACCCGAGACATTCTGCAACTGTAACGGCTGAATTTAATGAAGGAGCAGGCGGACAGATATCACTTTGGCCGGATGGTCTGGCAATGGGCGCGACTTTCGACCCGGAATTGGTCAGAAAATTTGGAAATATTGCGGCTCAGGAATACAGGGCATTGGGAATTTCAACTGCTTTATCGCCTCAAATTGACCTGGGGACAGAGCCTCGCTGGTACAGAATCGCTTACGTTTTTTCTGAAAGTCCGGAACTGACAGCAGATTTAGGAAGAGGTTATATTGACGGTTTCCAGACCACCATCGGAAACAAAAACGGCTGGGGTAATAAAAGTGTAAATGCCATGGTAAAGCACTGGCCGGGAGGCGGCCCTGAAGAAGGAGGTCGTGACGGTCATTGGGCAATGGGGAAATTCGCGGTTTATCCGGGGAATAACTTCCAGAATCATGTAAAACCTTTTACGGAAGGTGCTTTCAAATTAAATGGCGGAACAAAAGAAGCTTCTGCAGTAATGCCTTATTATACGATCAGCTTTAATCAGGATACGAAAAACGGAGAAAATGTCGGGAACGGCTACAGTAAATATCTGATCACAGATTTACTTCGTGGAAAATACAAATACGATGGTGTTGTGTGTACCGACTGGCTGATTACTGCTGATGAACCCAAAACTCCGGGAGGATTTGCAGGAAAACCCTGGGGAGCTGAGAAATTATCCATTGCCGAACGTCACTACAAAGTGCTGGAAGCCGGCATTGACCAATTTGGGGGGAATAATGATAAAGGACCTGTTCTGGAAGCGTATCAGATGGGAGTGAAAGAACATGGTGAAAAAGCATATCGTGCAAAATTTGAGCAGTCTGCAGTTCGTTTGTTAAGAAATTTCTTCAGAACAGGATTGTTTGAAAATCCTTACGTCAACATTGAAGAAACCAAAAAAATAGTTGGTAATCCTGAGTTTATGAAAGCAGGGTATGAGGCTCAGGTAAAATCCATAGTGATGTTGAAAAATAAATCCAATATTCTTCCCATCAAGGAAAGAAAAACGGTTTATATTCCGAAGAGATATTCTCCGGCAACATTTAATTGGTGGGGAATTTACACGGCTCCTTCTCTGGATTATCCTGTTGACCTAGAAAAAATCAAAAAGCATTATAATGTAACTGAAGATCCCGCTAAAGCTGATTTCGCATTGGTTTTTGTGAAAAGTCCGCACAGTGAAGAAGGCGGTTACAGCGATATTGATGCTGCAGAAGGCGGAAACGGATATCTTCCGATTTCTCTTCAATATAAAACCTATACGGCAACTGAGGCTCGTGAAAAAAGTATTGCTGCAGGTGATCCGGTTGTAGCCCCGAATGTACACGACAGAACATTTAAAAATAAAACATCAACCGTTACCAACTTTACAGATCTGCTGACCATTGAAAACACGTACAAGGCAATGAACGGAAAACCTGTCATTGTTTCTGTAACAGCTTCAAAACCGATGATTTTCAACGAATTTGAAAAACATGCTGATGCCATTCTGATGAACTTCAATGTTTCCAATCAGGCAGTTGTGGATATCGTAACCGGAAAATACGAGCCATCCGGATTACTTCCGCTTCAGATGCCTGCGAATAT
- a CDS encoding TonB-dependent receptor has translation MKNSRLRISTLLLMFSCGAAFGQQTDSLALKKKVITSSKEDNNRNVMLNAANNTSPRDVNIGLPSTVGGITILENDLPVVYFFWPELPNKTWRQSVGLERTGLLKMDQLANTMGDLGFAVNSYAQTGTKDLKIKGKFTTSNFGWLQADANVSGPISKNGWTYTAGAFLNYDPSTFKLGFARNVDETKIFRAGVTKYFNDNKGQITALYKYADSYNVGNYAVFQYGENGKVTELDDFRIGRDSYVVNDGKIKMKDILSGKEYWASMSGNDNRSKSHNIDIFGNYLLDNGWNFKFSTRAHFSKVKISTIIPLSIFQANASNGYTLASNGQPYSGAVGTQLAMHTPETPVTSLSGRFSLNKQLGAHNLTIGLLEQYYKVDDFTSNRSFFFQTVGAQPQRLIGPNTDADGFYNYNVGGEFHSGTENKISLYATDEWKVSDNFNLSYGLHLRHHAVNGTFSMTPRAPGFTFGPDDFKNINENWFHVAGSLNATYNITKNFGVLANFLYTEENRRLESYSQAFEPNTNKIKSPLGAFGVFWNTNWIQLISQATYLKKNNNLNRYNLVNPANSSQAQTTTVYYDIQTLGWTTDFVLKPFKGFNLHYLVTFQNPVYKKFNFNAFGKDYDYNDNNVLGVAKVLMEIDPSYSIDKWRFWASFRYFSKQYANLTNALYFAPRWETFGGVSYTVNKNINVGATVINFLNQRGASGTINGAELITDASPYYGKLLTGTYIMPLTGQLSVNFNF, from the coding sequence ATGAAAAACTCAAGACTCCGAATTTCCACTTTGTTGCTCATGTTTTCTTGTGGAGCAGCATTTGGTCAGCAAACCGATAGCTTAGCTTTGAAGAAAAAAGTAATAACTTCTTCCAAAGAGGACAACAACAGGAATGTGATGCTCAATGCTGCCAATAATACCAGCCCCCGCGATGTCAATATCGGACTTCCTTCTACTGTTGGAGGAATCACGATCCTTGAAAATGATCTTCCGGTTGTTTACTTTTTCTGGCCCGAGCTCCCCAATAAAACATGGAGACAAAGTGTTGGACTGGAAAGAACAGGACTTTTAAAAATGGATCAGTTGGCCAATACAATGGGAGATCTTGGTTTTGCAGTCAATTCATATGCGCAGACAGGAACTAAAGACCTTAAGATCAAAGGCAAATTTACCACCAGTAATTTTGGCTGGTTACAGGCTGATGCCAATGTCTCGGGCCCTATTTCTAAAAATGGCTGGACATATACCGCAGGAGCATTTTTGAATTATGATCCCAGTACCTTTAAGCTAGGTTTTGCAAGAAATGTTGATGAAACAAAAATTTTCAGAGCAGGGGTAACCAAGTATTTTAACGACAATAAAGGACAGATTACCGCGCTTTACAAATATGCAGACTCTTATAATGTTGGTAATTATGCCGTATTTCAATATGGGGAAAACGGTAAAGTGACAGAGCTGGACGATTTCAGGATAGGCAGAGACTCTTACGTGGTGAATGACGGGAAGATAAAGATGAAAGATATCCTGTCCGGTAAAGAGTACTGGGCTTCCATGAGCGGAAATGACAACAGGTCGAAATCCCATAATATCGACATCTTTGGTAACTATCTTCTTGATAATGGCTGGAATTTTAAATTTTCAACGCGGGCACATTTTTCCAAAGTAAAAATTTCCACAATTATTCCTTTGAGTATTTTCCAGGCAAATGCGTCAAATGGTTATACACTGGCATCCAATGGGCAACCTTACTCCGGAGCTGTCGGTACCCAGCTGGCGATGCACACTCCTGAAACACCGGTAACAAGTCTTTCGGGACGTTTTTCATTAAACAAACAGCTGGGAGCTCATAACCTGACCATAGGGCTTTTGGAACAGTATTATAAAGTTGACGATTTCACATCCAACCGTTCATTCTTCTTTCAAACGGTAGGTGCACAGCCTCAAAGGCTGATTGGTCCCAATACAGATGCTGACGGATTCTATAATTACAATGTGGGCGGAGAATTCCACAGCGGTACTGAAAACAAGATATCATTGTATGCAACTGATGAATGGAAAGTGTCTGATAACTTTAACCTTAGCTATGGCCTGCATTTAAGACATCATGCGGTTAACGGCACATTCTCTATGACTCCAAGAGCACCGGGATTTACTTTTGGACCTGATGATTTTAAAAATATCAATGAAAATTGGTTCCATGTGGCCGGAAGCCTTAATGCGACCTATAATATTACCAAAAACTTCGGGGTTTTAGCCAACTTCCTATACACAGAAGAAAACAGAAGATTGGAAAGTTATTCCCAGGCTTTTGAACCCAACACCAATAAAATTAAAAGCCCATTGGGAGCATTCGGAGTTTTCTGGAATACCAACTGGATTCAGTTGATTTCTCAGGCTACCTATCTGAAGAAAAATAACAACCTTAACAGATATAATCTGGTAAATCCTGCAAATAGTTCACAGGCGCAAACCACAACCGTTTATTATGATATTCAGACGCTGGGCTGGACTACGGATTTTGTTTTAAAACCATTCAAAGGATTCAATTTACATTATCTGGTTACTTTCCAGAATCCTGTGTATAAGAAATTTAATTTCAATGCTTTCGGGAAGGATTATGACTATAACGACAACAATGTATTGGGGGTTGCTAAAGTTTTAATGGAAATCGATCCAAGCTATTCTATTGACAAATGGAGATTCTGGGCGAGTTTCAGATATTTCTCAAAACAATATGCGAATCTTACCAATGCTTTATACTTTGCACCAAGATGGGAAACTTTCGGGGGAGTAAGCTATACCGTTAACAAAAACATTAACGTAGGTGCAACAGTGATCAACTTCCTGAACCAAAGAGGAGCGAGTGGAACCATCAATGGTGCTGAATTGATTACAGATGCAAGTCCATATTACGGAAAACTATTGACAGGAACGTACATTATGCCATTGACAGGCCAATTATCGGTAAACTTTAATTTCTAA
- a CDS encoding NUDIX hydrolase, translating into MNPHQQILEKSAEAYQLYLPHISIDTVIFGFSENELKVLAIKMKFNNQWFLPGGYLKKEEHIDDAAVRILSERAGVTDLFLEEFSVFGKNGRSEEVFRDYDDTLWHKQRFISIGYYALVNYHDVSPKADELSNEFEWLDVNNLDEYSITMDHKQIILKALLTLRERITYKPIGYNLLPEKFTMTELQRLYETILDRTLNRGNFYRKIKNLGILTKLDELRTGGAHKAQDLYSFNKENYEKALQNGVNSW; encoded by the coding sequence ATGAACCCTCATCAACAGATTTTAGAAAAATCAGCAGAAGCCTATCAGTTATATCTTCCCCATATTTCTATTGACACGGTTATCTTTGGATTCAGTGAAAATGAGCTTAAAGTCCTTGCTATTAAGATGAAGTTCAACAATCAATGGTTTTTACCAGGTGGCTACCTTAAGAAAGAAGAGCATATTGATGATGCAGCAGTAAGAATTTTAAGTGAGCGCGCTGGTGTAACAGATCTCTTTTTGGAAGAATTTTCAGTTTTTGGGAAAAATGGCCGAAGTGAGGAGGTTTTTAGGGATTATGATGATACTTTGTGGCATAAGCAAAGGTTTATTTCTATCGGCTATTATGCGCTTGTGAACTACCATGACGTTTCTCCAAAAGCTGATGAATTAAGCAACGAATTTGAATGGCTGGACGTGAATAACCTGGATGAGTATTCCATCACAATGGATCATAAGCAAATCATCTTAAAAGCGCTATTGACACTCAGGGAAAGAATCACTTATAAACCTATAGGCTACAACCTGCTGCCTGAAAAATTTACGATGACAGAATTGCAGCGGTTATATGAAACAATATTAGACAGGACTCTGAACAGGGGTAATTTCTATAGAAAAATAAAAAATTTAGGAATTCTAACTAAATTGGATGAACTGCGAACGGGTGGTGCTCATAAGGCACAAGATCTCTATTCCTTTAATAAAGAAAATTATGAAAAGGCACTTCAAAATGGAGTAAATAGCTGGTAA
- a CDS encoding winged helix-turn-helix transcriptional regulator, producing MHERKIPLNLNCGLDLIGEVLYGKWKIRLLWFINQGHLRPSELQRKIPDASRRVLNIQLKELEEHELVTKKIYAQVPPKVEYYLTDFGKTLIPVISTLGYWADENEDRLRKVILRRMSGNDQ from the coding sequence ATGCACGAAAGAAAAATACCTTTGAATTTAAACTGTGGTCTTGACCTTATTGGTGAAGTCCTTTACGGCAAATGGAAAATCCGTCTGCTGTGGTTTATCAATCAAGGTCATCTGCGTCCAAGTGAACTGCAGCGTAAAATTCCGGATGCTTCAAGACGGGTTTTAAATATCCAGTTGAAAGAACTTGAAGAGCACGAACTTGTTACAAAGAAAATCTATGCCCAGGTTCCGCCAAAAGTTGAATATTACCTCACAGATTTTGGTAAGACCTTAATTCCTGTAATTTCTACATTGGGATATTGGGCTGATGAGAATGAAGACCGGCTGAGAAAAGTAATTTTAAGAAGAATGTCAGGGAATGATCAATAG
- a CDS encoding SDR family oxidoreductase produces MENLFNYNNELQGKIVLVTGGTKGTGKAIAERLLQAGAIVIITARNAPEEENSNLHFIPADLSKAEGTQKVISEVLSNYGRLDILVNNLGSSSTPAGGFTALTDEDWESTLQANLLAPVRLDRGFLPQMIERKSGVIIHIASIQGKLPLYDSTLPYAAAKAGLRNYSKSLSNEVTPKGIRVLTVSPGWINTTASEAWLGEIARNANSTVEEAQNSVMDALGGIPYGRPAEPEEVAELVGFLVSPRAHYLTGTEFIIDGGTVPTI; encoded by the coding sequence ATGGAAAATCTATTTAATTACAACAACGAACTTCAAGGTAAAATTGTCTTAGTAACAGGCGGAACAAAAGGAACCGGCAAAGCAATAGCAGAAAGACTGTTACAAGCTGGTGCAATAGTTATTATTACCGCAAGAAACGCACCTGAAGAAGAAAACAGCAATCTGCATTTCATTCCTGCCGATCTGAGTAAGGCAGAAGGAACCCAAAAAGTAATCAGCGAAGTGCTGTCAAATTATGGAAGGCTGGACATTCTTGTGAACAACCTGGGTTCTTCATCAACGCCCGCTGGTGGATTTACTGCATTAACTGATGAAGATTGGGAATCAACTCTACAGGCTAATTTGCTTGCTCCGGTTCGGCTGGACAGAGGATTTTTACCACAAATGATTGAGCGAAAAAGTGGTGTAATTATTCACATCGCTTCAATTCAGGGAAAATTGCCTTTATACGATTCTACTTTGCCATATGCCGCTGCAAAAGCAGGACTTAGAAACTATAGTAAAAGCTTATCGAATGAAGTTACTCCCAAAGGTATTCGGGTACTGACTGTTTCTCCAGGGTGGATCAATACAACAGCTTCGGAAGCCTGGCTGGGTGAAATTGCGAGAAACGCAAATAGTACTGTAGAAGAGGCGCAAAACAGCGTTATGGATGCATTGGGCGGAATTCCTTATGGAAGACCTGCCGAGCCGGAAGAAGTAGCTGAATTAGTCGGTTTTCTAGTTTCACCGAGAGCCCATTATTTAACAGGAACTGAATTTATAATCGATGGCGGTACAGTACCAACAATTTAA
- a CDS encoding nuclear transport factor 2 family protein, whose product MNLPNIVTELVKAQNEFNSTAYANCFIENAEVFDEGKTHNGKAEIESWIDKANKEYKASMKPLDYNENENILSAEALGTFPGSPIVLKYHFQFSDGLIQSLKITG is encoded by the coding sequence ATGAATTTACCAAACATTGTCACAGAATTAGTGAAAGCCCAAAACGAATTTAACAGTACAGCCTATGCAAATTGTTTTATCGAAAATGCAGAAGTATTTGATGAAGGCAAAACCCACAACGGAAAAGCAGAAATTGAAAGCTGGATTGACAAAGCCAACAAAGAATACAAAGCCAGCATGAAGCCATTAGATTATAACGAAAATGAGAACATCTTATCAGCGGAAGCTTTGGGAACATTTCCGGGCAGCCCTATTGTTTTGAAATATCATTTTCAATTCTCTGATGGGCTCATTCAATCCCTGAAAATAACGGGTTAA
- a CDS encoding CocE/NonD family hydrolase: MKVVYTLILILLNFLPMPTVQAQQTLWGSQQEKGSIYSIQDSVMIRTRDGEEISAMVVRKKNDNMPRPVVLQFTIYVRDQGRDIQSLKEAADRGYVGVMAYTRGKRFSKSEIYPYETDGKDAYDVIDWISRQPWCNSKIGMYGGSYNGFTQWAAAKNLHPALKTIVPYVANRPGMGLPMENNIFINPNYEWSFYVGNNKYLDNKTGDDRKRFRDMMFRWWDVGAAYNKMDSIDGTPNRLFQRWISHPAFDSYWQNMAPYKEDFTRITIPVLAFDGYYNDSQNSGIYYLRELNKYSPETPAYLVIGPYGHFGTQMGGQEVINGYTVSKNALFPIKEYTYQWLDYILKGAEKPAFLKDKINYQVMGTDEWRSAASLEAMHNSYLKFYLSPTKISDKEYLLNQNKPEPNKYLVQKVDFADRTISNNDYYPDPIIRESVSGNGYVFISEPLDALLVNGSFLGNIKLSINKKDVDLGVTLYELTCEGKYVHLSYYIGRASYAKDNTKRQLLTPDRKETITFENTHLISKQLQKESRLVVVLNVNKNSFSELNYGSGKTVTAETIADAKEPLIIHWFNDSFVEVPVLK; this comes from the coding sequence ATGAAAGTAGTCTATACACTTATTCTGATTCTATTGAATTTTCTACCGATGCCAACAGTACAGGCTCAACAAACATTATGGGGTAGCCAGCAGGAAAAGGGAAGTATATACAGTATTCAGGATAGTGTGATGATCCGTACAAGAGATGGAGAGGAGATTTCTGCAATGGTGGTACGCAAAAAAAATGACAATATGCCAAGACCTGTCGTATTGCAATTTACAATCTATGTGCGGGATCAGGGACGGGATATACAGTCACTTAAAGAAGCTGCAGATAGAGGATATGTAGGTGTTATGGCATATACAAGAGGGAAGCGCTTCAGTAAATCTGAGATTTATCCTTATGAAACTGATGGAAAAGATGCCTATGATGTGATTGACTGGATCAGCAGACAGCCATGGTGTAACAGTAAAATAGGAATGTATGGCGGAAGCTACAATGGCTTCACACAATGGGCAGCAGCTAAAAATCTTCATCCTGCACTGAAAACGATTGTTCCTTATGTTGCCAACCGCCCAGGAATGGGACTTCCCATGGAAAATAATATTTTTATCAATCCCAATTACGAATGGTCTTTTTACGTAGGCAACAATAAATATCTGGATAATAAAACGGGTGATGACAGAAAGAGATTCCGTGATATGATGTTCAGATGGTGGGATGTCGGAGCCGCCTATAATAAAATGGATAGTATTGATGGTACACCGAACCGCCTTTTCCAGCGTTGGATAAGTCATCCCGCCTTTGATTCTTATTGGCAGAATATGGCTCCGTATAAAGAGGATTTTACCCGGATTACTATTCCCGTACTGGCATTTGACGGTTATTATAATGATTCCCAAAATTCAGGAATTTACTATCTGCGTGAACTTAACAAGTACAGTCCTGAGACGCCGGCTTATCTGGTAATTGGTCCGTATGGTCATTTCGGGACACAAATGGGAGGGCAGGAGGTCATCAACGGATATACAGTGAGTAAAAATGCTTTATTTCCAATCAAGGAATATACTTATCAATGGCTGGATTATATTCTGAAAGGTGCAGAAAAACCTGCTTTTCTAAAAGATAAAATAAACTATCAGGTCATGGGGACAGATGAATGGCGAAGTGCTGCTTCACTAGAGGCTATGCATAACAGTTATTTGAAATTTTATTTAAGTCCTACTAAAATCAGTGATAAAGAGTATTTGCTGAACCAAAATAAACCTGAGCCCAATAAATATTTGGTTCAGAAAGTAGATTTTGCGGACCGTACAATCAGTAATAATGATTATTATCCGGATCCTATTATCCGGGAAAGTGTATCCGGTAACGGCTACGTTTTTATAAGCGAGCCTCTGGATGCTTTGCTCGTAAACGGATCATTTCTTGGAAATATAAAACTGAGCATCAATAAAAAAGACGTAGATCTGGGAGTAACCCTTTACGAACTCACATGCGAAGGCAAATATGTTCATCTTTCCTATTATATCGGTCGTGCAAGCTATGCTAAAGACAATACTAAAAGACAATTGCTGACCCCTGACAGAAAAGAAACCATCACATTTGAAAATACACATCTGATCAGCAAACAACTGCAGAAAGAAAGCCGGCTGGTAGTTGTGCTGAATGTCAACAAAAATTCTTTCTCAGAACTGAATTACGGAAGCGGCAAAACAGTAACCGCCGAAACCATTGCCGATGCAAAAGAACCCTTGATTATCCATTGGTTTAATGATAGTTTTGTTGAGGTCCCTGTTTTGAAATAA
- a CDS encoding DUF2911 domain-containing protein: protein MKTILKSATVLVAAMTLSVNAFAQDTKKPASPPATATGKIKDANITIAYSSPSVKGRTIWGGLEAYNKVWRAGANEATTFETDKDITVQGKKLAAGKYSFFLIPKESGTWTAIFNKEPKQWGAYKYEESKDALRVDVKTKALPATQETLVYKINNNGFTMDWDKISVPVEIK from the coding sequence ATGAAAACGATTCTTAAATCTGCAACTGTACTTGTTGCTGCCATGACACTTTCAGTGAATGCCTTTGCGCAGGACACTAAAAAACCTGCCAGCCCTCCGGCTACGGCTACGGGAAAAATTAAAGATGCAAACATTACCATAGCTTATAGCAGTCCTTCTGTAAAAGGGCGTACCATCTGGGGTGGCTTAGAAGCTTATAATAAAGTCTGGCGTGCGGGAGCTAATGAGGCAACTACTTTTGAAACGGATAAAGATATTACCGTTCAGGGTAAAAAACTGGCTGCTGGTAAATACAGCTTTTTCTTAATTCCTAAAGAAAGCGGAACATGGACTGCGATTTTTAATAAAGAGCCAAAGCAATGGGGTGCTTATAAATACGAAGAATCAAAAGATGCTTTGCGTGTTGATGTAAAAACCAAAGCTTTACCAGCAACACAGGAAACTTTAGTATATAAAATAAACAATAATGGATTCACCATGGATTGGGATAAAATCTCAGTTCCTGTAGAGATAAAATAA
- a CDS encoding sodium:solute symporter yields the protein MSTIDWTVLIFTLVVVVVYGVFIGRGQKSNASYLKADNKMPWYIVLIGIMATQASAITFLSAPGQAYTDGMRFVQYYFGLPLAMIVICITFIPIFQRLNVYTAYEYLENRFDKKTRVLTSLLFLFSRGLSTGISIYAPSIILSSVLNWNIYLTNVLTGGILLIYTYVGGAKAIAHTQKLQFLIILGTMAFAGFLLIQNMPNGIGFKDALYLAGKSGKLNVITTEFDWKDKYNIWSGLIGGFFLALSYFGTDQSQVGRYITAKDNTNAKMGLLLNGLVKIPMQFAILLIGALLFAFFSLKPAPIYFNERSYQYLKDTQPEQAAVFEKEHQDLQIKFNAESKEILKLKEIHSPELNKTIQDFKDTQTQVKALHGRVEEAINNSNYNAEKTDTNYIFLYFVKNTLPVGMIGLLFAVIFLASWGSISAALNSLAACSLKDVHLIFSKEIPDEKTELKYSRLHTLVWGIFSIGVAMFATQMGSLIEAVNVLGSLFYGPILGIFLVAFYYKKINGANVFIAAILSEIVVIAVYQFDIVSFLWLNVIGAAAVIIFSAIGLLFYKQKIVNS from the coding sequence ATGAGTACTATAGATTGGACAGTTCTTATTTTTACACTTGTTGTAGTGGTGGTTTACGGCGTATTCATTGGTCGTGGCCAGAAAAGCAACGCATCTTACCTGAAAGCAGATAATAAAATGCCCTGGTACATTGTGCTTATCGGTATTATGGCGACGCAGGCAAGCGCTATTACATTTCTTTCAGCACCGGGCCAGGCTTATACAGACGGGATGCGTTTCGTGCAGTATTACTTTGGTCTGCCTTTGGCGATGATTGTGATCTGTATTACTTTTATCCCGATTTTTCAGCGTTTAAATGTCTACACCGCCTACGAATATTTAGAAAACCGTTTTGATAAAAAAACAAGAGTGCTTACTTCACTGCTTTTTCTTTTTTCCAGAGGTTTATCAACGGGAATCAGTATTTACGCCCCGAGTATCATCTTATCAAGCGTTTTAAACTGGAATATTTATTTAACCAATGTTTTGACAGGAGGTATTCTGTTGATTTATACCTATGTTGGCGGTGCAAAAGCGATTGCTCACACTCAGAAATTACAGTTTCTCATTATTTTGGGAACAATGGCTTTTGCAGGTTTTCTGCTTATTCAGAATATGCCGAATGGAATTGGGTTTAAGGATGCGCTTTACCTGGCGGGGAAATCAGGAAAGCTCAATGTAATCACCACAGAATTCGATTGGAAAGACAAGTACAACATTTGGAGCGGGTTAATTGGTGGTTTTTTTCTGGCCCTTTCTTACTTCGGGACAGACCAGAGTCAGGTCGGAAGGTATATTACTGCAAAGGATAATACCAATGCAAAAATGGGCTTACTGCTGAACGGATTGGTTAAAATTCCGATGCAGTTTGCTATTCTCCTGATCGGGGCTTTACTTTTCGCATTCTTTTCTCTGAAACCGGCTCCGATTTATTTTAACGAACGCTCTTATCAGTATTTAAAGGATACACAACCTGAACAGGCTGCGGTTTTTGAAAAAGAACATCAGGATTTGCAAATAAAATTTAATGCAGAATCAAAAGAAATTCTAAAGCTGAAAGAAATTCATTCTCCAGAACTCAACAAAACAATTCAGGATTTTAAAGATACGCAAACGCAGGTAAAAGCACTGCACGGCAGAGTAGAGGAAGCGATTAATAATTCAAACTATAATGCGGAGAAAACGGATACCAATTATATTTTCCTGTATTTCGTAAAAAATACCTTGCCTGTAGGAATGATCGGGTTACTCTTTGCCGTTATTTTTCTAGCTAGCTGGGGTTCCATTTCGGCAGCACTGAATTCCCTTGCTGCCTGCTCATTAAAAGATGTTCATTTAATATTCAGCAAAGAAATTCCTGATGAAAAAACCGAATTGAAGTATAGCCGTCTGCATACGTTAGTCTGGGGCATTTTCTCAATCGGTGTAGCCATGTTTGCCACTCAAATGGGTTCCCTTATTGAAGCGGTCAATGTGCTGGGTTCTCTTTTCTACGGTCCGATATTAGGGATTTTTCTGGTCGCATTCTACTATAAAAAGATCAACGGTGCGAATGTATTTATTGCTGCAATTTTATCAGAAATTGTGGTGATTGCCGTGTATCAGTTCGATATTGTTTCTTTCCTTTGGCTTAATGTAATAGGCGCAGCAGCGGTCATTATATTTTCAGCAATCGGATTGTTGTTTTATAAGCAGAAAATAGTAAATTCGTAA